The genomic window CTGGATATACTGTAAATATTTACATGCAGGTGTTTGAGAGGGGTGGAAGAACCCCCAAGCAGGTATGTTATCTTATGCGTTTTTCTGCAAAATCGCTATCTCGCTAAGCGGACTTAGGTCGCTAAGCGGACTTAGGTCGCTAAGCGAGTGTTGTTACAATTTTTCTAAAATCGCGAGCTCGCTAAGCTAACCTATCCCGCTAAGCGAGATTGTGAAATGTGAACCCTTCTATTTTACGTCTGTGGTACGCGCTAGGAGCCCGCTAAGCGAGCCTTGTGTTGcagaattttaattttgtttccccTGAGTGCAGTTTGGTTCCGTAGCGAGAACCAAACTCCTCCTCGACTATTGTGACATACCCAGATGTTGTATCTAGGATGAAATACCGTATGTAATTATGTAATTGTCCTTACATACTTATGTAGGCGTATTACCCATATGTTGAACATTCGGAGACACCTTGCTTATGTGGCTTGATTGCGCGTGAGAAGTATTGATAGGGCAAACCTAGTATGAATCCCAATATAGGCGGATCTTGTGTACTAGAGAGAGTACTGACAGTGCAAACCTGGCATGGTCACCAATTTATGCGAATCATGTATACTTcattgtatgcttgaatcggagtaggccTAGGCTATTAGGGGGTAAACCGCAAGAACACATGATACCGTTGCaatgtgcatgtggaggtcttatAGGGCATTTCTCCAATAGCCGTTAACACATTGGCATTCTCGAtatgttctacacacctgagctaccattgcgatgtgcatgtggaggtcttatAGGGCATTTCTCCACTAGTCGTTAACACatctgcgtgcttggtatggtggagaggtaatgccatgtaggcaacatTACCTTtgattcacctctagtgatgccacataggcaagATCACTAGCCTTTCACTCGGTGGACTCgtattgtcaagatggcgtattcgCACTAGTCGTTAACACATCGGCGTATGGACAATGATGGGGTCGGACGCCACTTAGGAAATATCACGGTTGTAACTCATCTCGGATGGAATCCATTTAGGAAGGGAATCTGATTAGTCTTGTGGTGTgcatgtgcaagtctcttgatgcgatgtacgGGTGTAACTCACCAAAAGTGTGGATTCCGTAGCCTAATGAGTGGGCTGTAACTTACTCCTAGATTCCctgtacatgggtatgggtctgcatacgtgtttgtttgtactatttgtgtacttgtgatatgatgactcctatggtggacgattcgtgtgtttgctccgtacttgtaccggatgtgaggataaacccctgatcaatggtggattcgattCTGTTAATGCATGTACCCTATAGAACCGAGTGGAcacataggataggaggactcattGAGATTTaataatctcaccccaatcaccttatctttttcaggtgcgGTTTAGTAGTGTTTGATTGGTagcaggtttggattgaagattaAGAAGTGGCGATGGCTCGAAGACCTGGTTAGATCTCATTTTCTgttgtgcagatccattgaagacacatgttttataattcctagtagaatttcatgttgtatttttatggatcatcttgtatctttgcttttgtatgtactcaatatcaattttaacgtttcatgcataatatactagtcagttatgtatgggatgTTATATTTTAActtagtgaaattattttaaaattaataatccacatttcttaaaattatattttttactaaattatattaaaaatcatgtaatttttattaatattattttaaaatacatgatttttaatattttttaagtaacaaattttatttttcataaaataatgtcTTATCTCAATTTGAAACATATcccaatttttataacaaaataaaattactTCTATTCActtattcttattaatatttcttaaaaatatatgatttttaatatttattaataacaatttttgtttttaaataaaaaatatttttttctgaactttaaacaaatttaactacttttttaaataagattatattatatttatttaaaatatactataaaattgatatgtttttaaaaaacatttaaaatcatataaaaactatataaaaatatttataaaaacaacaaATAGTGAGTAATGACTAACccgaaaaaatatttatatatagtgaACAATGAAATTGATAGGTTCTCTACCATTTTTAAACAACTTTCGTTTTACATATGCAGCATATTCATTTATatgaatttttgtatttttagcctAAAAAGAGCAATGCCTCCACGTTCGTTCCGCTCCACCCTCATTTTTATTGTGGCACATTGAGACTCACATCTTCAACTATACTTGCCAGGGAGGACATGCCCATTTACGACCCTTAATATATTGTTTACTTaatgaaattttataaaaaagcttttctttttaaatatttaaaaattaaaaaaaagaaaaatataccaCAACAGCTGAATTAAATAACCTTagtgatataatatatattttttattttaaaataaatccaAATGAAAGACGCAACTAAAATATTAAAGAAGTCACGAATTTGTTGCCACTGAGATTCAAACTCATAAAAGATTAAAGATATCACTATGATTGGTCTAAACAACCGTGACAATATGTtcacaatttttaattaaaaaaaattgacgtCTTAGTTTTGAGATATCTCCACGACACTTCAAAGGACCATAATAATTTAGTTGTTTGATAacgaaatatatataaatttttttaaagttaaatatttttattttttcgtcTCTTTACATAATTTGATTAGAGAACCGTCCCTCtatatttcaaaattttttaTTGACAAGAACAAAATTAACTCATATCATTAGTCAATACAAGGAGGAACAACATTAACGAAACTACACCTAGATCCAGAATTAGACGCCTTAACTAACGAGTCGGCGACCATATTTGCTTGGAGCTTAATAAACTTAACCTCGAAGTTTGTAACAAGTCTCAACAATCTCTGGATAGAAAGAATATTAGTATTAAACTCAGAACTACCCGTAACAGTAGAATTAATTCCATGAATCACCACTTGAGAGTCGCTTTCAAAAATCACATTGTTCAGATTCATGGTAATGACATTATGAATAGCCTCTTTTAGAGCCAAGGCTTCAGTTTCTATGGGGAACATAATACCATTATCCCACGTAACACCTGTAGTGATAAATCTTCCCATATTATCTCAAAGACACCAACCCCAATTGGTAGTTTGATAATGGCTATTAAAACCAGCATCAACGTTACACTTCATTTGGGGAATCCAAACTAACAGAAGCTGAGAATCAATATTCGAATCATGAGTTTCACGGACATCAAACCAATCAAGTCAATTATAATAAGCTTGTATACCTATTCTAGCAAGATCCTTCCTGTCATTATTCCAAACAATATTATTACGATTCTTCCAAAGACCCTCCAACACCATAGCAAATCTCCCAGCATCTTTCTTACACTACaaaaaaaaggtctcctgccacgcccaagaaaccgaggctatatgcaaaataaccgtggcgtaacgttgatgccacggtttggccacgaaaATCCAACCGTGGGATATGCGACCGTGGCCTAAAGTATAGTTCACGTTTTTTTGGTATATACCACGTCTTTTTGACAACCGTGGCTTTTATAGGCCACGGTTttggtagcttgattaaggctgCGGTTTACATTTGCCATGATTACAgaactgtggctatatggtaaagccacggtttcaatttaacATTTACCatacagttttggttcaagatatagccacggtttggttatgaccacaaaTTTAAAAgcgttgttatatgttatgcattctaagccatttatcttgccacggtttatttcggtatcattacataaatatttcattttatatatatctgtataattacataaatatgtcattatatatatatatatatatatatatatatatatatatatcaatataaaattaacaataatattgatgATTAGAATCTAATTAATTACAAGCAAATTAACATTAACGTCAAAAGTAAGTTTTTTTTGCAGTGCCACTAATAAGTTGGATACTAAGTTTTGATGTCatcccaaattcaaaattcaaaacaaccaTGGGATTCAAAACAAGAGCTAAATTAAACACAAGTTTCTCTCAAAGAGTCattccaaaataacaaaaaaaagttcTAAGAACTAGCTAGCTAGATCATATAAAACACAACTATTCTTCTTGATCTTCTCCTTGttcttcttccacatcttcaggacaaccttcttccacatcttcagcacaaccttcttccacatcttcatgATCATCATAAGCTTCTTCCATATCTTCATCACAATCTTCTTCGTCTCCACCCTGCAATAAACATCATTCCAAACATCATTCAGCATTCATAAGTGTACTTggaacaaaatcaatagaatttATAAGTGTACTTGTCCAACATTCTATATTATTTAGAATTTATAAGTGTACTTagaacaaaatcaatagaattaCTAGTCATGTTGTGCAACAGAATCATGAATAAAAAGAAAGAGAGTTTTAGGCCATCACCACCAGAATCACACAGCTATTTCAGAAAGATACACCTATTTCATACACCTATTTCAGAATCATACTATTTCAGAATCATACACCTATTTCAGAATCATACACCTATTTCAGAATCATACTATTTCAGAATCATACACCCATTTCATACACCTGTTTCAGAATCAAACTATTTCAGACAAATCACCAAACCAATCACCAAACAAATCACCAAACCAAATTCATACACCTATTACATTCTCATAAAACCCACTGCCAAACAAATCACCAAACCACATTCATATGAACATGCATAACACCAATCCATGTCAGTCCATCATTTACCCAATTCTAATTCCATTCATCCATAGCTATTGCACATACATGATTCATTTCATTCAGAGTATTCAACTCATTCTAAGTCCATTATTAGCATTGCAATACCCTAAGCTATTCATACATGAATCAAATTTCCCTACAAAACCAACTCAACTGTCATTCAGTCATAACAAGGATTCAGAAAACACAGTCTGAATCCAGCAGAAAACACTTTAGGTGTAATTTGGAATTTCAAGCAGAAAACACAGTCTGAATCCAGCAGAAAACACTTGCCATCAATACCAACAAAACCAGCAGAAAACAAAGAAATAGGCATATACATTCAGAATTTCAAGCACAGTCTGAATTCATAATCAGTTCACAATAGATCATGGTAGCCCTGCACTTGTTCATCAATGACAACCATACAATTTCAGAATAACACACTTGTTCACAATATGATCTTGAGCTACATTCTACAGTGCCCTATAGCTAGCTGTCCCTTCTTGCTGCCACTCTAACAGTAACAAACAAGAGCACTATCCTGATAAGACACTAGGACACTTTTATAATGCAAGTAATTGACAATTCAGTTTGTAGTTTAGATCATTGGTATGTGACATATAGTTTGACAATTCAGTTTCTAATTCTTGATAATTCTAAGGAAACTTAGAGGTATACTACATTTATCATGGTACTAAATTTTGTAGTTTAGAGTATACCTGTTCGCAATGCGGAATATGAGTTGATGCAGACGAATGTGGATCAGCAGGAGCAGCAGTAGTACTAATGGAACAGTCCATAGCAGTTGCCATCAAATTAGAGATCTCCTCGTCCCTCATATGTGGGTTTTGTTGCTTTATCATTGTCTTAAATAGTGCCTTCATACCATCCATCTCCCTCTTCATGCTAGCCACTTCATCATTATGCTGCTTTTTAATAACCagaatttcttcttttcttttaagcATGGTAGGTGTTATTGTTCTTCCATAGCAACAAACTCGTCCAGATATTTCTTTCCCAAATAAGGAGTTAAATGTCTCAGATTCAGTTGAATTCTGAactgattcttgaagcttagactaattaaaaaatattcactTTAGAAAATATTCACATTAGAAAAAGACATAATTTGCTAATAGCCTAGTTTCTCAATTTCTTTCAAATGTTGATTAAAGgcataatgaaatagaaaacttACAATTACACTTGAAGTTTCCTCATCCGGCTGTTttccttttcgactttgtctagTCTCAATGAACATCTCTTCCTGGCTAACTTCCTTTCCGTTCTCTTTCTTAGCACACTACATTGGTTGATAATAAACACATCAAAAGATGAATCACTCAACCAATACATAATTGTAAATTGAAGGATGTATAAACACCCTACCAGTTTTGCACGAATCCTCGCAAAGTTTATTGGGCCCATCCGATGCATATACTTTTGCTTAGCTCTGTTCACAACATTGATTTTGCTAATTTTCTACATTCAGAAACAACAAAGTTAGGGACAGCAAATGttaaattacaaaattaaatattaggGACAACATTGATCATAATATACAGCATTGCATGATATTTAATATAGGATATCAATTGCTAATTTATCTTACTTGGATGTTATTGTTCTTCCAATAGGATATCAATTGCTTGAAATGAAATTCAGGTACGGTTTGGGGACGATGCTTCAATCTTTCACTCATAGTAGTGTACTTTAAAAAACAACTCTTTTTGAGATCTTTCTTGTAACGCCTCCAAGCATCATTTATGCGAGAGAAAACCACTCTACTTCCATTATCAGGGATAATGAATTTATCCTACAACAAAGAAGGAAATTAGTGACAAGTAAATAAGGAACACAAGTAACAAAATGATTCATACAGTGACAAATTCCCACATACAGTGACAAATTCCCATATACGGTCCTTGTTTGCtttcttcaaagctttgaagttaGTATAAACTAAGGGACACAAGTCTGAATTCCTCGTGACAGTGCCAAGGAAACAACTCAAATCTGTCACAGTTCGATCATTGGGTCCAATAGGTTCTCCATCATCGTCTAAGATCACCTCTTCACGATCCGCACTCTTTCTAGCATGGATTTTCAAACATTGAGTTGGTCCACGTGTCCTTTTCTTACTTGCCCATGTGTtagataaaatataattagaatgGGATATAAATTTGACTGAAACAATAATAAAGAATGACGCATGACACGAAGCTTAGTACGTACCTTCAGTTTGTTTACTTCCAATTTGCTGAGTGTTTTCTTCTTCACCCGTTATATTTTCTTCTTCCTCAAGATTTtcacattcatcttcttcactattTTCCCCAttttctttgaggaattcttcaacTGAAGTTGATTTACACATTGGGATTCGTTTTGTCTTCTTCAAGCCACTTCCTTGCTCTGTCCCGGAATTTCCATCAACTTCTATCATTGCCCTTTTCATACGATTCTGGTTTGACCTTGAATCAGCAGTGTCAGCCACCCGTTTCTCCTTAGGTTGCTGCTTTGCACTTGAAGGATTCTGCTTTGCACTTGAAGGACGTTGCTGATTCGCACTTGAAGCTTGTTGCTTAGCACTTGAAGCTTGTTGCTTGGCACTTGAAACTTGTTGCTTAACACTTGAAACTTGTTGCTTAGCACTTCCTTGTTGCTGCTTGGCACTTGAAACCGATTGCTTATCACTTCCTTGTTGCTGCCTGGTCCTTGAATCAACAATTTCAGGCCCTGTTTTTTTAGTAAGTTGCTGCCTGGTCCTTGAAGCAACTTCAGGCCCTGTTTTGGGAATTACTTGCTGCCTGGTCCTTGAATCAGTAAATTCAGCCCCTAGTTTTCTGGGAGTTGTCTTCCTTGTCCTCATTTTGGTTGGATACAACACATCGGCCGAACTATCAATCCTTGAATCAGCAGTTTCAAACTTAGATAAGTTGAAAAGTTCCCTAGATGCAGGCACAAAAGGAGTCCGGATGCCTACTTTACTAGGTCCTTCACAGTTACTATTTACCATCTcacatttgatatcatacttCTTAGCCAATTCAGCACTGGATCTAAATAGAGGCAACCGAAAATTGGCGGTAACTTGTTCACCCTTTTGTGCGGCATCCGTCTTCTTTTGCaagtttgaaaccttcttcatttTCTGTTAGCATTGCAAAAAACAAAACATTAGGAATAACTTTGAAAAAATAGGTTTTCCTAAGCAATTGAAAAATCATATCACTCATAAATTATCTTGTAGCTAGAAGGAAAGAGCCTTAAATGTACATGGGAAAGAGTCCATGTTAAGCAATTTCAAACTCAGTAGACATGTCAATCTATATCATCACCTCTTGACACTCATTGGGCTACTGGTACCAGAACACTTATTGTTTGTTAACATTTTCTTAAAGTGAAAAAAGTTAGTTTAAGCTTTGTTAGAAATTAGTTAGCACACTTAATCTCTATTACCTACATCTTCTGTATCGAATGACTACTGCTGTAATCTGAAAAGCAGGTTTTGTatacaattttaattaaattcacaTGGACATGAAGATAAAGTCATACATACATTTAGCTACACAAATCTAGTCTATTGGAACCAAACATATTTCtatttcaatatttaaaaatattgttgTATATTGTGAAGAAAACATATAATGattctaattctaattctaatgatATTAAGATTCGGCTAATGAATACAACTCATAAAACCAATCCATGAAAAGttcaaatggaaaataaaaaagaaaaaccacCCCATCAAAGACAAAGCTAAGCAGTTTCGTGTATGAATTTCAAAGACAAAGCTAACAATTAACAACATTAACAATATTCAAATAAAGAAATGGAAAAGAGATGTATTTGTTCAATGCCATATCCAATCAGTTACACCAGAAATGGAAAAGAGATGTATTTGTTGATGATATACATTAGTCCATGAAATCAAATAGGGTATCATCATAATCAAAATCCTCTCCATCACTTTCAGCTTCATTCATTTCATGTGGTGTTTCAGCTATTGTTGCAGGTATGTCTTCCCTAACCCAATTTAATTCACCACCACCATCACTATTTTCTCCACTAGAAGGTGTTTCAGCCTGTAAGTTTGACAGGTCAGCAATGTTAAAGAAATCTCGTGGAACTGTTTGCAGAGCATAATGCCGGTTTGGATTAAAAGGGTCTTGGACATAGTAACATTGATGAACTTGAGAAGGTAGCACAAACGGGTCATTCTGATAAATTTTCTTATTGAAAAGCACACAAGTAAGTCCATATTTGTCTTTTTCAACCTCAAACCAATCGCACTTAAACAAAAGAAAGTTGAAATTTCCATAATAGTATAACTCAATTATATCAACAATGGCTCCATAATATGTGATGGGTTCTGTCCTAGGATTTCCATCCTAGGAGCTAGCAAAACTTGAAGTTAGTGAAACTAAAGTTACGCCAGAATTTTGAGTTTTGCGATTTGTATTTCGTTTCGTAGTATGGAACCTATATCCATTAATGACGTAACCTGGATACCTCTTTGCAACAAAATTAGGACCTCTAGAAAGTTTTTCAAGTTGTAATGGCACATCATCTTTCTGGGCACGAGTTTTAAACCATTCACCAAATTCTTTGCTTTGACTTTTGGCCTTGGTCCACTTCCTTTTGTTAGTGTTTGAATTAACACTCTGATCATGCTCACTACAAAGTCAACAAATTATATGTTAACATAACTCTAATCTTAGGATTAGTAGATAAACACATAGGAGGACAAATAGTTATTGTACTACCTGATGTAAATTTGAACCTCATTGCAATTGAATAAGATGTATCGATGGGCATCGTCCTTTGATTTCACATCAAGATGAAAAGGTTCACCTGCCCCCCTAAAGGACGATCGACAGTTGTAAATTAATCATCTAGATCTGTTTCAAGTGAATCGGTAACATCATAATTATGACTCTTCCTATTCAACCTTGTATCTACATTGCTATGCAAATACCTTGAGCAAAATGTTATAACTTCTTCATCCAGATACCCCTCGGCATTAGAACCTTCAGAATAAGCTCTATTGCGGACATAGTTCTTAAGTTTACACAAGTATCTTTCGGTGGGACACATCCATCGAAATTGAACAGGACCACCCAATCTAACTTCATTTACCAGGTGAATAGGCaagtgaaccattatgtcaaagaaACTTGGAGGAAATATCATCTCCAACTGACAAAGTATCTCTACAATCTCATCTTCTAGGTAATCTAAATCTTCCACTTGTATAACTTTCTGATATAAAGAGCGGAAAAAGGAACCAAGATGAATTAGTGGGGTTGCCACCTCCTTGGGCATTGTGCTTCTTACTGCAATTTGCAACAAATAGTGTAACATGAAATGCGCATTATGGCTCTTGTaaccaaatattttttttgtcaGCAACTTGTAcacattttgaaatatttgatgcAGTCCCATCTGGTAACTTGGCAGCCTTTATAACTCCACAAAAAATTGACTTCTCGTGCGGAGTCATTGAGAAACATGCTTTTGCAAACTCTGAACGTCCTCCACCAATCTCCCTTGGATGAAGTCTTTCTCTAATTCCCATTTCTTTCAAATCATAATGGGCTTTAATATGATCTTTTGTCTTCCCCAGAATGTCCAAAAGAGTTCCAACAATACTATCAAATATCTTTTTTTCAATGTGCATTACATCTAAATTATGGCGCAATGTATTTTGAGCCCAGTAAGGcaactaaaaaaaaattgaccTCTTCTTCCACGGGCCAAcaactttcttctttttcttcttctcgaaTTCATTATTGAAATCTTTTAAGAGTTCAAGAATTTCTGCCCCGTTTAACATGGATGGTGCAGTCCTATGTTCTTCTTCTCCGTTAAATGATTTGACATCGTCTCTCCAAGAATGAGTTATTGGTAAAAAGGTACGGTGGTCCATATAACACATCTTATGATTGTGTCTGAGGTATAACAAATTGGTGTTAGATTTACAACAAGCACACACCAATTTTCCTTTGGTGCTCCAGCCCGACAACATAGCATAAGCAGGGTAGTCACTAATTGTCCACAAAAGAGCTGCACAcatttgaaaagtttgattcaTTGAAGAATCATATGTCTCTATGCCGGATTCCCATAACTCCTTTAGCTCCTCTATCAGTGGTTGGAGGTAaacatctgtaacaccccacacatatttgtctagaataatatgcataaagtgtTAAACATGGTTTCATAGAGACAACGATTACATAATGTCACAGCggaaagataataaaatatcacaaGCACGAGgtacaaaagccgaatgtatcatggctaGAATGATAATACATCCAAGATAGTACAATATCCAACAAGGTACTACAAAAGCATAAAATGCGAACAAAAGATAATATATAGCAACAACACCAAAGGACTAATCCGCCTTGCCTTTGCCACGATCTTGCTttgaaccacctgaaaaaaaaatagaattggaatgggatgagattactaaatctcagtgagcccgcctatcctattagtccactcggatctaaagggtacaTGCAAAACAAACGAATCCGCCATGGATTCGGgtaatcctcacatccggtacaagtacggagtaaACAAGTGattcgtccaccattggactcatcTTATACAAATACACAAGTATATCAACAAACAagtatgccaaaacccatacccgtgtatggggaatccagaagcgtcacaacctcggctagattatagaatgaacgcaccctcgatgagttcaCCCATGCATTTTGTCAAGTGACTCGCACAAGCACACTACAAGAGTAGTTAAgcaggttcgcacaagcctatttggccgcgagatgacattagcctaaatggcgtcattgtcccggtaACTACCTGTACGCTCGTGTGTTCACACCAAGTACCGAACTGCcatcttgacgcatgagcccaccgggcgaaagcctagtagtagtctacatgacttcactagaggtgagttaccgaaaatgtattggcctacgtggccacataatcccaccataccgagcacgcaagtgtgttaacgccaagtgagtaaaaccccgtacggaaactcacgagcacactgcaacggtagctcaggtgcgcgacctaTGATCACATCATCGGACTATTCTACGGACTCCACGGCCCGGGAAAATACCTTgacttcatagtaagaggtatatcccaatctagccaccggccacttcgattcaaacATACGTACATACAACAAGCGCAAGGTCATAAATCAAccaatccgaatgtttaaccaaaacatttgGATATCAACATATTTCCATACTTGTTCTCATCATAGAGTTCAGAATTAATCACAAATGAATAGACAAGGACCATAGAGTAAACATATTCACTATTACGCATAACATCGCACGTACACGGTCGAATGGGAATAAAAGCAATACGTGTCATAAAACAGCACACATTAAACATTCATAATTGTGCTATTGGTTAAGGAGGAGCTTGGTTACAATTAGGAACCCAAAACTGCTCTCcgggaaagaaaataaaaattctgctcagcactggccgcttagcggtACGTAAGCGGGCGTTCCAGTGGCGAACCCAACTGTTCCGCCGCTTAGCGGCCTCGCGTCGCTTAGCGGCCTCGCGATAATTATTTTCTGCAAACAGCATCCTTCGCTCAGCGGGAAGACTGGGCCCGCTCAGCGGAAACGCGAATTTCTGGAAAAGTGCTCAGTACCGCTTAGCGGTCTTAGCCCGCTTAGCGGCTCATAGCAGAAACAGAAAAACGCAGAACTCATCAGTTCTGTCCTGGGGTACTCTAACCCCTTAAATCCACCTGCATGCGCGAATTAGATATATATCCAGCCAGTACAAGGTATAAACAAGTGATAAACAACAC from Vicia villosa cultivar HV-30 ecotype Madison, WI unplaced genomic scaffold, Vvil1.0 ctg.000131F_1_1_1, whole genome shotgun sequence includes these protein-coding regions:
- the LOC131624455 gene encoding uncharacterized protein LOC131624455 → MIHSAFVPRAYVYLQPLIEELKELWESGIETYDSSMNQTFQMCAALLWTISDYPAYAMLSGWSTKGKLVCACCKSNTNLLYLRHNHKMCYMDHRTFLPITHSWRDDVKSFNGEEEHRTAPSMLNGAEILELLKDFNNEFEKKKKKKVVGPWKKSIVGTLLDILGKTKDHIKAHYDLKEMGIRERLHPREIGGGRSEFAKACFSMTPHEKSIFCGVIKAAKLPDGTASNISKLRSTMPKEVATPLIHLGSFFRSLYQKVIQVEDLDYLEDEIVEILCQLEMIFPPSFFDIMVHLPIHLVNEVRLGGPVQFRWMCPTERYLCKLKNYVRNRAYSEGSNAEGYLDEEVITFCSRGAGEPFHLDVKSKDDAHRYILFNCNEVQIYISEHDQSVNSNTNKRKWTKAKSQSKEFGEWFKTRAQKDDVPLQLEKLSRGPNFVAKRYPGYVINGYRFHTTKRNTNRKTQNSGCDWFEVEKDKYGLTCVLFNKKIYQNDPFVLPSQVHQCYYVQDPFNPNRHYALQTVPRDFFNIADLSNLQAETPSSGENSDGGGELNWVREDIPATIAETPHEMNEAESDGEDFDYDDTLFDFMD
- the LOC131624469 gene encoding uncharacterized protein LOC131624469 isoform X1; this encodes MKKVSNLQKKTDAAQKGEQVTANFRLPLFRSSAELAKKYDIKCEMVNSNCEGPSKVGIRTPFVPASRELFNLSKFETADSRIDSSADVLYPTKMRTRKTTPRKLGAEFTDSRTRQQVIPKTGPEVASRTRQQLTKKTGPEIVDSRTRQQQGSDKQSVSSAKQQQGSAKQQVSSVKQQVSSAKQQASSAKQQASSANQQRPSSAKQNPSSAKQQPKEKRVADTADSRSNQNRMKRAMIEVDGNSGTEQGSGLKKTKRIPMCKSTSVEEFLKENGENSEEDECENLEEEENITGEEENTQQIGSKQTEEKDTWTNSMFENPC
- the LOC131624454 gene encoding uncharacterized protein LOC131624454; protein product: MSERLKHRPQTVPEFHFKQLISYWKNNNIQKISKINVVNRAKQKYMHRMGPINFARIRAKLCAKKENGKEVSQEEMFIETRQSRKGKQPDEETSSVISKLQESVQNSTESETFNSLFGKEISGRVCCYGRTITPTMLKRKEEILVIKKQHNDEVASMKREMDGMKALFKTMIKQQNPHMRDEEISNLMATAMDCSISTTAAPADPHSSASTHIPHCEQGGDEEDCDEDMEEAYDDHEDVEEGCAEDVEEGCPEDVEEEQGEDQEE
- the LOC131624469 gene encoding uncharacterized protein LOC131624469 isoform X2, giving the protein MKKVSNLQKKTDAAQKGEQVTANFRLPLFRSSAELAKKYDIKCEMVNSNCEGPSKVGIRTPFVPASRELFNLSKFETADSRIDSSADVLYPTKMRTRKTTPRKLGAEFTDSRTRQQVIPKTGPEVASRTRQQLTKKTGPEIVDSRTRQQQGSDKQSVSSAKQQQGSAKQQVSSVKQQVSSAKQQASSAKQQASSANQQRPSSAKQNPSSAKQQPKEKRVADTADSRSNQNRMKRAMIEVDGNSGTEQGSGLKKTKRIPMCKSTSVEEFLKENGENSEEDECENLEEEENITGEEENTQQIGSKQTEVRKGHVDQLNV